The following proteins are encoded in a genomic region of Thalassophryne amazonica chromosome 5, fThaAma1.1, whole genome shotgun sequence:
- the psmd9 gene encoding 26S proteasome non-ATPase regulatory subunit 9 — MTEENSSNLETSMDDVKNLIKKKDDIEEQIKAYYDVLEDQGVGVEGALVDAEGFPRADINLYQIRTARHNISCLQNDHKAIMAQIEEALHKLHAREKAKRERDEAEAQEEAMEQQITLPSPFARVDAVTQGSPACVAGLRFGDEVIQFGSVNTDNFQNLHNIASVVQHSEGKPLCVTVVRDGQRVQLSLTPQRWSGRGLLGCNIVPINR; from the exons ATGACAGAGGAAAACTCGTCAAATTTAGAAACATCAATGGATGATGTGAAAaacctaataaaaaaaaaagacgataTTGAGGAACAGATAAAAGCTTATTACGACGTTCTGGAAGAC CAAGGTGTAGGAGTTGAAGGAGCTTTGGTTGACGCAGAAGGTTTCCCTCGAGCAGATATCAACTTGTACCAGATAAGGACAGCCAGACACAACATTTCAT GTCTACAGAATGATCACAAGGCCATCATGGCACAGATTGAAGAGGCCTTGCACAAACTGCATGCTCGGGAGAAAGCCAAGCGGGAACGGGATGAGGCAGAAGCCCAGGAGGAGGCAATGGAGCAGCAGATCACGCTGCCCTCTCCATTTGCACGGGTGGATGCTGTGACACAGGGCTCACCTGCCTGTGTAGCT GGTCTCAGATTTGGCGATGAAGTCATTCAGTTTGGTTCTGTGAACACTGACAACTTTCAGAATCTCCATAATATCGCTTCTGTGGTACAACACAGTGAAGGG AAACCATTATGTGTCACTGTGGTCCGTGATGGCCAGCGAGTTCAGTTGAGCCTGACTCCTCAGCGATGGTCAGGGAGAGGTCTATTGGG ATGCAACATTGTTCCAATCAATCGTTGA